CGCAGATTCGCGATCTTTTTTTCAGAGACAAAGGCATGCTCTTTTAATTGCTTCTTGTCGATACTGTTCCTGAAAGGCACGTTGCAGGACCAAAATGACTGATAACAGCGCAAACCTATGTTTGAACGCGTGGGTCCATTTCGTCAAGAAGTTGAGAGCGCATTAAAATCGCATCAAGCGTTCCCGCTGCCGCCCCGTCAACACCGCTTGGTCAATCCTTGAGTCATCCCACTTTTTAGTCACTAGACATGGGAAGCGGACcaactaagttttttttttgtttctttctagtATAACATCTGAGCGGCTGCGCGCTGACTCACTTTTTCTTTGCGTGTACTACATTTTTCTATAATTAAAGCTCAGCTGTGTTGGCAGCCTGCAGTATAGTTCATTCCACGCCCGAAAGTCACGCTTCACGTGACGTCGTTGCGGCCTATGCTGAAACACTTGCGTATAGAAGCCCTGCGTCATGCCCGCGGCGTAGTGCGTGCCAGCTTTTCCCGTGAAGATGCGCAGACGAATGACTCGCACTGCGTACTACTATCTACTACCGCTTCTCGCTACATGCGTAAACTCTTCCTAGTAAAGCTCGTCGTAGCGGTCCCTTCGCAGCACCAGGCGCTTCATGAATGGTTCGTCCTTTATGAATGTCATTACTTTCGTGTTAGTGCCGCTAGACTCATTCGAGTAAACTCATTTCGTAGTAAGACGGGAGTTTGTATGTCGACGTCATTGAAGTTATTTATCACGAGAACCTGTTTGTTCTTACCACGATTCCTCATCGCTCTAGATTTCGCTCTTGATAGcgtttaatttttctttctgaaGGATAAGCTTCTTGTCACGGAAGAGTACTGGCAGAGACGGCTGGTAAGGGGTATGGGACTGCTGAGGCTGTTCAATGATAAGGTGAAGAAATGATATTAGGAAATTTTGACACGTTGAATGTAACGGATAAGAAGAATGGTGATGGGAATTGTAGCGACGGGAGGTTGTTGTGCACTGCCTTCAGATCAGCCAATAATAATCATAGTGGGATAATGTTCCCACGGGAGTGCGAAATGTATGGGAGATACCAACCGCCGAACACGAAAACTGTTAACTGACTGTCTGTAGAAGTTCATACCCGTGACGCATCATGCAAGGTCAgaacagaaataaaaataaataagtgtGGGGAGTGGGTTACGTTGAGGTAGAAAAGGAAGGGGATAGAAGAAAATAATAGTATAATAATTaagattttacgtcccaaaacctcgatatgattatgaatgacgccgttgtggagggctttggaaatttcgaccacctggggttctttaacgcgcacctaaagtAGAAGAAAATAATTAACAAACGCATTAGATGGCCGCAGGGTTCCTTACTGTCTACACTATTTACACTTACGCACCAATCCGGCATTGCGACCGTAACAcaatgtgcaaaaagaaaaacgaactgGCGAGGAAAACCATGGATTGGCAGACATCTGTAATATTTCGTAGATTTTCTTTTGTCTGTCGATGATGTTTTTCGCGCTGTCCTGCTGCACATTTTCCGCTACGTTGAAAACAAACCGCGATTTTAGTGTGCAGAACTGCAACGTCTACTCTTCTTTTCTTTAACGGAATGAGAGCAGTCTGCTGTCACAGAAGGGCTATCGTACCTGCGAGGGAAGCGAATACACGTCTTCAGTGTAGACAGGGAAATATTAAACTGGGTCCAAAATGAAGATACCGAAGCAGCGTGCTTCTGGCTACTCTACTGCTCCATTTAACTACCGCAAAAAcaggaataaataaagaaaatatacTCCGATGAAAAGTAGGACACGTTCGTATGCGAAAACGAACACATCgcaagagcgaaaaaaaaaaagaagtgcgggAAATAAGCAGTGGTAGCACATCGCGCATGAATCACTCCGCAAACGCTCGTCCTTGTAGTAATCTTAATGCGAGCCGTAACAGTGACGAAGTGATTCACAGCTCATGGTGAGCTATGACTAACACTAATGCATGTGTATCCGCACTAGCGACGGGCGAGCCTGTGCCGCCGAAGCGGCAGCGCTTGAACAAACGGCGCGCCGACGCCAGAAATCACTCATTCGTGCCAGCACGTCTCAGGGACGGCAGCTGTGCGCACGTTGCGTTGTCAGTCAGGGGGCGCCAGCTTTTGTTTTAGTCCGCAGAGGCATTGTAGTGGCTAAACCTCTGCCGGCTTGTTGAGAGCACATTACTTGTTTGTTCTTTGCTTATTTTCATGAATGCTCGCGACACGGCAGTGGTGATGCGGCTCCCAAGGTCATTTCCCAGAGGTTGCAATTGCGAAAAACAAACAGATAAATTAATGaatgaaaataaagaaacaacaggTTTAAAGTGCATTATTTTTGCTGAACCGAGAACCAGAAAGTCTTGATTGCATACGTATCTGAATTAACTGGCATTTGTGAACATCGGCTTCTACTGCATCCGACTGGCCAGTTAGTTCTGTGACGAGGTGGAACACTACGCTGAAAGCCATACTCAAACACATAACCTACCTGTGCGCACAGCGTCCGGCAGGCGCCATCTCACTCCTAATTAAGGAGAGACATGAATTGGTCGCGGGAGGTGCGATTCTCCCAACTGGACTTGGGTAGCCTgttggcgacccttgaccaggcccgccGAGCCGAAATAGCCAGTGGTGCCCTGGACGAGGGGCtccacccaccctaaccaagaAGCCTATTCTATTaaacttttctctctctcactttcgtCATGTACGTGAAGAGCTAAGACGTAGGCACAAATAACGTTCGAGAAGTTAAACCGTAGGCAAAGAAACGCTTCCGCGTGTACATCTTAGTTAATAGTATACCTACTTCTTAGTCATTTACGTCCGTGTCGAAAGTATTGCTTGAAGAGCAGTGCTCCAGCATGACGTATCGAGGAGCAAGCTTATAACTGAGGGATGCTCACGTAAGGTTACGGCCTTACGGTGTTTCATGCCAGCCATCCCTATGAGCGCGATTGTAGGCTTCGCTGTGAAACAAACTACAGGTATTAGTCCGGCAAACGACCTGCGATAAATCTAATTTTCTCTGTTCTGTCGTTTGGCTGCGCCGTAGGCGATGCCCGACACTAAAACCTAAACATTATTGCCGTCTCATTTCGAAAACAGCTGCGGTCTCCTCCGCTGCTTTGACTACGCATAGAGGCAACGAATAGTTGTTTTGTTGAGGCGTCCCTAACTGACCGCGTCCTTCGAGGAAAGAACCGTCTGGATGAGCAACTTAAAAATCTTAAAATTTTAACTACTTTGCTCGCTGACCTATGATTATCATAAATGAGACTTCTATCGaatcaaggaaggaaggaaaacgagagagaggaaagacagggatgttaaccagtttggcataaccggtatccgtaaacagtgggtgggtgcttgagccgacgtttcgacaagtagacttgttttcttcaaggctggaacttcagccttggagttccagccttgaagaagacaagtccacttgtcgaaacgtcagctcgggCACCCACTgtctgtttacggattttttcatcgcaagctttcaTCTCCCACTTTCTGCCGTTTTTTTGAATTTCCATCGAATTAGTGCTTTACTGACATGAATATTTATGAGTTATGTCTCATCAACCACTgtgtatttaaaaataaaagcagCAAGATTTCTGCTCTTAATTACTTTGTCGTACTGCGCGCTGCCTCTGTATGgctaaaacgacgcaacaaaatTTGAACGGGAGTTAAAATCTCGTGCACAGGGAAATGCGTCAAAGCAACTTGACTGACGCAAGTTATGGTTTTGTGTGCGTCTCGGTTTGCTCATTACGGCTGTGTAAGTTCCCGTCTGAACCGGATTTACTGGCTCAGATTCTGCCATTTATTTTTACAAGCAGGCACTGGCATAACGATCTGGGCTTCCCTCGAAAATGAACTCCCAGGAGGCGCTTAGGTGATGGATGGCGCCGCGTCGATTCAGTTGGCTTAGGACTCCtgcagagaaaaagaaacgcattGGGAGCTTCTGGTCATGCAAAAACACTGCAGTTAACTAGTCAACCTGGAACACAGagtgaaaaacaacaaaaacaaattccTCATTGCTGCGTGCTTGTTAAGTGGAACGGCGCTCTCAGAGCAACGGTTGGGGGGTCGCAATGAAAATTCTGAAAGTATGACGTATATGCTTGAAGcagtgtgtttttgtgtgttatgtatgTTGGCGTATGTGAGCCGTACGTAATCGTCTCTTCCAAATGCTGTTGGCATTTTCCCGTTAGTTTCCTGTAATCTGAACAAAGTGGACCAATGCGGTGTGCACAGAAGTGATAATACTTCAATGAACGTATCATTCATTTACCGAAGACCGTTACTTAAGCGTCACAATATGGTGCTGTTGAGCTGATAAAATGCCGTTTTCAGATTACGAATGTCGTTAGAACGTCAAACTTTTAGAACTGGCACTAGCGGATGCTTGGATCGAACGTTATCAATACATACATGTACTACATTGATCACTGCTTTCATTACCTCCTTCTTGTTCATTGAACTGCAACCATAACGGCACCTCACTTAGAACAAGGTTGAAAATGACGACTAAATTTCAAAAATGGAAGTAAATTTGATTGAAATACAATAACCACACTGTCGCTAGTGCTAGTGTTTGCTGTAGCGATTAAGGTTTGGTTAACCTACACCTGTACATCGCCTGTTGTGCGCTGCTTCACTTGTGATATGCAGGAAAGATGCTCATGATGCCTGATTTTGCCTTTGCAGACCGACGCATGCGGCATTCCAAGTCGGACCCTGTGCTGATGGCGCTGTCGCACAACTCATTCGCGCGCTACTCGGAGCGAGAAAAATGCTGGGACAGCATCGACGATCTGGCATTGGAGCAGCTGCAGTCTGACGCCTCCGACGCCATGACGCTGGAGGGTCTCAAGAGCCACTACAACTGCTGTTTCACGTGAGTTACTCGTGATTTTTCTTCGCATCACACGCCAATAGGATCACAATGCATGTATCCTTAGATTTCCAGTACTACATAAAAGTGATAGTGTCGAAAGGGAGCTTTTCCGGTCTTCTTGTTATACTTAAACTCCGGCTAACTATATATCAAGCTAAGCTTTTGTCACTTATCTAGTCCTGGTATCGCACGATTCACTCTGTTTCAAATGACACTGTCGCTGATGAGTTTTGCCCCTGATCATGCGGTTTATTTTCACTTGATATGTTTCACTTGCAGGGAGCCTAAAAGTGAATATATGATACGATATATATTGGCAGCTATTAGAACAACCGTTAGTGAAAGTCGCTCATCTACGGTTGTAAGGGGTAGAAATGCAGTACGCCAGTAGCTGGCCACGCCGGTTTTACTGAAGAACTAGCGTGGTGTGTTAAAAAAGTTTCTGGCAAGAGGGGCACCTATGAAATATTTGAGTAGGATGCAGATGAGCAAACTTCTTCCAAAGATGAATTAATTGAAATAATCTTATAAGTACGTCCTCACGTTACGTCCTGCGCTAGATGCTGAGGTATATTAATGTTGAGTGGGCCAGGCATTTCCTAAATCAGCCATTCGAGAGCTACAATAGCAGGATGCAGGTTAACAATTATTTGTTAAAGATGTGTGTCGTTCTCAAATAATTTATAAATGCATCCAGTAAATGACATGCGGTGCACAACATTAATCAACTCTATCTGAAAGGACACTTTAAAAGAATCTTGCTCATTATTTTGCGCTAAATATGTAAGCAGGACAAcacagctttatttttttctttaacataTGGTACAAGAAAGTCCTGGAATTCTTTAGATACAGATCGAGCAAATTTGCGGGAGAGTACCAAACGTTTGGCAGGTGCAAATTAACATAAAGCACGTCTTGGACATTTCTCAGGTGTGGAGTGAGCTGGTCAGAGGAACAGACTTGTCTGGACTGCAGCGAGTGTGGAGGATACGCCCTACATCGCCCTTGCCCCCACTGCAATGGCACTTGCGATGGACTCTGGAGTAGAGATTTGGACGCTGTAAGTCTCTACACACTCTGTTTCATAACACGGTGCATGTACGATTTTATGCTCGTTAAGCCTGAGCCCGCGCGTTTTCTGAAATCAATCTCGACAGTTGCCTGCATCGAAGAAGCCTTGATGGTGTTCGTATTACAACTTAAACTTTTCAGATTTGTGAGAGGTTGAATTATGTTTGTAACTTTCGTGATCTTCAGTGCCAGTAGCATAGCCCATTGATAAAATGCGTGAAAGTAGATCACCTTCGATTGTTTTCTATTGAAAGCTTGCTTGCAGTACTCGACAAAAGACATCAACTTACTGTTAGCAGGTTGTAAAAGCATTTATATAGCTTTGTCTTAGTGAAATCAACATACAATCCCGAGCAGTAGTTCGGCTACCACAGCTCTTTGTGCGCCTCCAAGTGGTTCGCGAAATGCACGTATGTTCAACCAACGTAATGCATGCCAAAATGACaaaacctgaaaaaaaatgtAATCCTTATCTGCTACCATGGCGGTCAAACTTGTGCTCACAATGGCGCACAGTGCCTGTCCTATACTTAATAAACTTCTGCCTCCCTCCTttattctttccttgcaaacaGACCCACAAGATGAGACGTGCCCAGTGGATGGGAGAGTGCAAGAAGGCCCCGCGCGATAACACACCAAAGAACCAGCAGGACTCTTGAGTGCCGTCCATCCTAGCACAGCCCTCGGGTGGCCTCACCTCCCGTCAACTGTACATAGAGCAAGTTGTCCCGCCGCTCCCACCGTGACGTTCCTCCTCCCGCCCATACTGCACGCCGACTTTGAAGATTGTTATATCGCACAGATGAGAGCGAATTTTCGCTTCACAGCACCGTGGCTTCTACACGATTATATAGTTACCACGGACTCCGCGGAATTTCTCTTTGTGATGTGACATCCTCTGGACTTTTGTGCATTGTACGCCAACTGCGACGGCATCATGGGAAATGTCGACAGCATCCTGCTGCCGCCGCCGGATGACCAGCTTCTTCGCTGCTGACGTCAATAGCCCTGCTAGCGGGATAAACGTAGCATCCAAACATTCCAGCCGTCGCATAGTTGGCTGCTTTCCACCTCTCATGGTTTGAGGAAAACGGTTCACTGATATCGGGGGCATATTCTGTACAGACGTGCTGTTTGTTTCGTGTTTCGCAATTGAGTTCGCACGCTGCCATGTCTTCCCTCCATTACAAGATTCCGTTATGAAAATATGGATGCGGTCATTACTTCCTCAATGGTAGAAACATACTCTGCGACTGTCGGGAAACTATTCTTTTCTAAAACAGCGACCTGTGTCTAGTGAGGTGGCATTGTTGCTTTGCAGTGCGTCTAGTTAGAACTCTTGCGTGTTTACTTAAGAAAGACCAATACTAAAACGACCTGCGTGAAGCATCCCTACGGCCCTTTTGTGCAATGTTAAACTGATTTAATTTAACCTAAGAACACACACGGCATAATCAATGCGAGATGAGTAGGGGAGGAAAAAACTTTAATTGTTCGGTGGCCGACCCGTAATACCAGAACTTTGGGCCGGTAAGGCCCAAATATAACGCGAGGCTTTGTGTAAAATATTTGTAAGATGTAAATCTCTTGCAAGTTTACATACTCTAAAGTTGCATTAACTCCGTAAGTAGAACCCAGTGCTGTAGCATTTTTCACGTATTGACTAGCTAATAACTTGTCACGGAAAGGACACAGTGCAAATACAGGACACAGGCCTCGTACTTAAGAAATATAGACCTAATAATGTGACAGCTTGACAGCAAATAATAACACGTGATTTACTCTCACCGTGTCTTCGAACAAGACGTACATCGTAATAGCAACTACCAACAGCTCACAAACATCTCATTAATGCCTTATTTCTGTGTTCTTCACTCCACCTAGCCTGTTAAAGAAGCACTTCCCGCTTTGTATTTTGTTATTCCATGTCACACCAAAGCCTTTCTCGACGCCTGTGTGTAGTTTGACTCGTTTTACGATATGGAGGGAAGCTCAAAAACTCTGCGCCTTTGTTGTGTGCCAAAATTGTTTTTAATCTATCGTGGTGCATGTAAAGAATCTCGCACTGTGAACAAATAGACGTCACCGCTTTCAGTATTCGGCTGTCATACCTTCAAATTCCACTTTTAGGAGACAGGTGTGCAGTTACCTGACAGTGGCGAATGTTCTTACAAGCAGAAAAGTGTGCTTTGCATAAGAATGCCTCAGAAAGCCACTCATGTGAGACGAGAGTGCCTTGGCTTTGCGAGGAAGCAATCCAGAGAACGTGTATTTTTGTATGTGGTGATGACAAATGTTAGAAACTCCAAGGCACAGTGTCTGGAACTTGGTCACGATAAGAAGGAAATGATATGTGTCCACTATCGGCTGAAGGAGACTTGATGCAGTGCTCCTGAACGGATCATTCTAGGCGTGCTAGGCATCAAAGGTGTTCCGCCCGATGACGCGACATGCGCGATTCATGCTATGGTTCTTTCAGTTTTATTTTGCATCATTCAGCATGTCACATGCAACTGCTTGTTAATTCTCAAAAAGTTACTAGTATGTTGAGGATCAAGATTCGGGGCTGTATATCTGCAGATAACGCATAGTTAAGCACAAATCTCAGTTTAGATTATTAACGAAGTACTAAAAAAGGGCAGCTGATAGATAATCGAATGAGAATCCGGCGAAAGTTctacaattaaaaagaaaagaaagattatCACCCGAAAGTCGCATACACTGCGCAGGTCACGCCATCAGGCTTTGCTGAGCCCGCAGAAAAACTCATGGTGCCACAGATATCAAACTTGTCTTGTCCTCCGGTGCACAAATATGTTCATCGTGCGCGTATTATTTATTGAAATGTGTCTCGCGGAATGTGCATCTTTATCAGAGTGATTATCATTTGCAATAAAAGTTATCTCACAGTTATCTCGCATTGGGTTATTTTCGAGGTTACGTTCACGCACGGGTATTGCCCTGATGCACTGGTGTATTTGCTAAGAGGCATCAGCAGAGTGACTGGCAGCATTGCTAGTGCTGCTTGTACTACATATATAAACAAGAACTAACCTTGTCTCTTATGGCCTTATTCATAAACGGGGAGGAGGAAACAATTCAAAGGCTTAACTACAAGACATGCCACTTAGGAAGTAGCTTATACCACCGAAAAAAGTAAACGCGCCCTACCACTTGACGTTATTCGCGAGACATCATGAATCCGCGCTTCAAGTGTGCGAAATGGGACTCGAGGTAAGGTCTCGTGAATGCGTCTTAATTTCTTAGCTAATTGTGGTCTTTTAACCTAGGAACGCTTGTAGAATTCCAAATCGCCTCATCTAATGTTCATTACCGTGCGTGTGGTGTTCCTTTAACATATTCGGCCGTTGCGCAACTCAACCTGTCATCCTCATACCTGTATATCTACCATTTCTCATAAATGCGTTAGACAGAACATCATTAGCAACTTATTGCAACACGCACTGGGCGACTTGGTTTGCGGCAGACAGTACAAAGCCAGGTAAAACGTACTAAGCGTGGCGTAGCCGGAAAAAGTTTCATATACACTGTGATGGTGGACTGCGCTTGCAGACAGCAAGTGAGCGCACACGAGTGGAGAGAAACCAGATGACGTGACAATCAGCAGACGCCGGTGATTTTGGCAAATGGCCAGTTCGGATTTTGATACATGGTGCCTATGGGAAGTTTCGCAACTGATTTGATTGAAGAACTCTGTACATTGTCTACGTTTATTGTAAGCGGGTAAGCGTTTCTACGGGGATTTAAAGAGAAAAATGTGTGTCCGTCCGTACGTCCGTTCCTCCCTCTTTCACGTAAGCGGAATCGCCATCAACAACAAGCCTTCACAAATAGTGTTCTTCTTTTGCATAGTTTTTTGTCCTATTGCCAGTTCAACGCATTCATACGGTTGTGATATAATAACGTTGTGTAAGCGTATGTATGTAGCCTAATCGTTACGGCGCTCACCTTCTGAGCGTGGGGACATAGGTTCAAAACTCGTCACGTCGCCCAAaagtttattttatttcttcgtgATGATTCGTCTTTCTGACAGAGGTACAGATAGGAAGCACAAGCAGTTTTTCCCTTTAGCCGTAAAATAAATGCTTATCCATTTAAATGtctacgcagaatctcctttTTGGAGCTGTCTGAGCGATACGTAAGCGTACAtttttattgtaagaaactctatctTTGCGGCCCTACCTGGAACGTTGTGGTCCGGCGGCAACGGCGACGTTTCTTTTAGCTTCTTTGCAGCGTTCGTTAGCCTCTGCAACGGCCCAACGGAATGCTCGTCTTGCGAATGCCGATATGCGTGTCTGGCACTAAATTTTCGTTAAGTTGGAGTTTTTTTCAGTGAGTGCATGCCACGATGACAGCTTTACATCCCGTCTTAGGAAGATATTTTATCCCTAGCATCCTGATATATTTGAACAAAGATTTCATACAAAGTGTCccccttacattttttttttgtatcgcccGTAGAATGTATTCACATGGTCCAGGAAATAATCGCTCCATAAGAGACAGGTTGTATGGCCCAGTGGGTAAGACACTCGCCTTTGGATTCTGAAGTCCATGGGTTCGAAACCGAGCACTGGAAGAAATATTTTGTTTATTACATTTATTTCTTATAACGATTCGTTTAACGAGACAGAGGGGTGGACACGCCGTTTTGCCATAGAGTTGGCGTAGAAATGCTCAAGCATTTAAAATGTATGAAACAAAGTATATTTT
This window of the Rhipicephalus sanguineus isolate Rsan-2018 chromosome 2, BIME_Rsan_1.4, whole genome shotgun sequence genome carries:
- the LOC119383449 gene encoding protein pinocchio — protein: MASGVIVSYPSPAPHESRPTVFKKDRRMRHSKSDPVLMALSHNSFARYSEREKCWDSIDDLALEQLQSDASDAMTLEGLKSHYNCCFTCGVSWSEEQTCLDCSECGGYALHRPCPHCNGTCDGLWSRDLDATHKMRRAQWMGECKKAPRDNTPKNQQDS